The Corallococcus caeni genomic interval TGGACCGCTTCGCGCGTGAGCCGGATGCGCGCGCGCTCTACCTGTTCCCCACGAAGGCGCTGTCGCGCGACCAGGAAGAGTCGCTGCGTGCCTTCATGCGCGAGGCGGGCCTGGGCCACGGCGCCATCACCTTCGACGGCGACACGCCGGGGGACGCGCGCCGGGCGGCCCGGGAGCGCGCGGGCGTGGTGCTCACCAACCCGGACATGCTGCACACGGGCATCCTGCCGCACCACGCGAACTGGGCGCGGCTGTTCGCGAACCTGCGCTACGTCGTCATCGACGAGCTGCACACGTACCGGGGCGTCTTCGGTTCGCACCTGGCGAACGTGCTGCGCCGGTTGCAGCGGGTGGCGCGGTTCCACGGCGCGTCGCCCACGTTCATCCTGGCGTCGGCGACCATCGGCAACCCGAAGGCGCACGCGGAGCGGATGCTGGGGCGCGAGGTGGCGCTCGTGTCGGAGAGCGGGGCGCCCTCCGGTGAGCGCCGGGTGATGGTCTACAACCCGCCCGTGGTGAACGCGGAGCTGGGCATCCGCGCCAGCTACCTCAAGAGCGCGGTGCGGCTCACCTCGGACCTGGTGCGGGCGGGGGTGTCCACGCTGCTGTTCGGTCAGTCGCGCAACAACGTGGAGGTGATGCTCAAGTACCTCCGCGACCGGTTCGTGGAGGAGAAGCTGGATCCGTCGCTCATCCAGGGCTACCGCGGCGGCTACCTGCCGGGCACCCGGCGCGCGACGGAGGCCGCGATGCGCGCGGGCGAGGTGCGCTGCGTGGTGGCCACCAACGCGCTGGAGCTGGGCATCGACATCGGGTCGCTGGATGCCGTCGTGTGCGCGGGCTACCCGGGCTCCGTGGCGGCGCTGGCGCAGCGCTTCGGCCGAGCGGGCCGGCGCGGCATGGGGAGCCTGGCGCTGCTGGTGACGTCCAGCGCGCCGCTGGATCAGTACTTCGCGGCGGATCCTCGCGCGCTCACGGGCGCTCCGGTGGAGCACGCGCGCATTGATCCGGACAACGTGGAGATATTGGTCCAGCACCTGAAGTGCGCGGCGTTCGAGCTGCCCTTCGAGGAAGGGGACTCGTTCGGCGACGTGCCGGTGGAGAACACCACGGAGGCGCTGGACTTCCTCACGCAGCACCAGGTGGTGCACCCGTCGCAGGCGCCGGAGGGCGGGCGGCGGATGTTCCACTGGTCGTCGGACGCGTACCCGGCGCACCACGTGTCGCTGCGCAGCGTGGGCTGGGACAACGTGGTGGTCATCGAGCGCGGCACGGACAAGACGCTGGCGGAGATGGACTTCCGCTCCGCGCACACGCAGCTGCACGAGCAGGCCATCTACCAGCACGACTCCGAGCAGTACCAGGTGGAGCAGCTGGACCTGGAGAACCACAAGGCCTTCGTGCGCAAGGTGGCGCCGGACTACTTCACGGACGCGATGACGAACGTGCGCGTGAGCGTCATCCAGGAGGACCAGGGCGCGCCGCTGGGGCCGTCGCTGCACGCGGGGCTGGGCGAGGTGTCCGTCATCGAGAAGGTGGTGGGCTACAAGAAGATCAAGTTCCACACGCACGAGAACGTGGGCTACGGCGACGTGCGTCTGCCGGAGATGCAGATGCACACGTCGGCGCTGTGGCTGACGGTGCCGGAGGCGGTGGTGCGCGCGATGGACGCCCCGAGGCCCGCGGTCATCGACGCGCTGCGGGGCCTGGGCTCCGCGCTGCGCACGGTGGCGTGCGTGGGGTTGATGAGCGACCCGCGCGACCTGGGCCGGACGCTGGGCAGCAAGGACGAACCGGACGGTCCGCCGCGCAAGGAAGGGGGCGTGGGCTTCGATCCGACGCTGTTCCTCTACGACAACGTGCCCGGCGGCGTGGGGCTGG includes:
- a CDS encoding DEAD/DEAH box helicase, which gives rise to MKPEKETEAFSGPRRTPWSGARGLDAVLQGWRTDRQVWPNIVHDAVTPARAGVFAPLPEDLSPQVRDALKRRGVEQLFSHQAEAFERARDGESLVIATPTASGKSLCYNLPLLDRFAREPDARALYLFPTKALSRDQEESLRAFMREAGLGHGAITFDGDTPGDARRAARERAGVVLTNPDMLHTGILPHHANWARLFANLRYVVIDELHTYRGVFGSHLANVLRRLQRVARFHGASPTFILASATIGNPKAHAERMLGREVALVSESGAPSGERRVMVYNPPVVNAELGIRASYLKSAVRLTSDLVRAGVSTLLFGQSRNNVEVMLKYLRDRFVEEKLDPSLIQGYRGGYLPGTRRATEAAMRAGEVRCVVATNALELGIDIGSLDAVVCAGYPGSVAALAQRFGRAGRRGMGSLALLVTSSAPLDQYFAADPRALTGAPVEHARIDPDNVEILVQHLKCAAFELPFEEGDSFGDVPVENTTEALDFLTQHQVVHPSQAPEGGRRMFHWSSDAYPAHHVSLRSVGWDNVVVIERGTDKTLAEMDFRSAHTQLHEQAIYQHDSEQYQVEQLDLENHKAFVRKVAPDYFTDAMTNVRVSVIQEDQGAPLGPSLHAGLGEVSVIEKVVGYKKIKFHTHENVGYGDVRLPEMQMHTSALWLTVPEAVVRAMDAPRPAVIDALRGLGSALRTVACVGLMSDPRDLGRTLGSKDEPDGPPRKEGGVGFDPTLFLYDNVPGGVGLAARLYDQREELLLRGRKLLESCPCEDGCPACIGPAAGGQPGSAPSGAHPRKRLALDLLAALGVAGVQ